Below is a genomic region from Xanthocytophaga agilis.
TCAGAATGCATTCAAAGGTATTGACGAATTAAAACAATATTGTGATACGGTTCTGCTTATTTCCAATGATAAACTTCTGGAGATATTTGGAGACCTGCCAAAGAGTAAAGCCTTTGCAGAAGCTGATAATATCCTGACTAATGCAGCAAAAAGTATAGCGGAAATCATTACCGTTCCTGGTTATGTAAACGTCGACTTTGAAGATGTAAAGAAGGTAATGAAAAATGCAGGTCAGGCGGTAATCGGATCTGCAACAGCTCAGGGCGAAAGTCGTGCAAGAAAGGTTATTGAAGCAGCCTTAAACTCTCCATTATTGAATAGTCGCGATATTCGTGGTGCGAAAAAGATCCTGGTTACTATGTTTTATAGTCAGGAAGCTGAGATGACCATGGGTGAGACTAAGGAGATCATGAAATATATTGAGGAGAAGACAGGCATTCTGGTAGATGAATTGATTCATGGTGATATTATTGATGATTCTTTAGGACAACATATCCGGGTAACCATTATTGCTACCGGCTTTGATGCACCTGAAAATACTGCAGTAAAAGCAATTATAGAATCGGAGCCTGCACAACCTGTCAAAGTAGAAGTAATACCTGTTCCTCAGCCAGAAGTTGTTGTGAATGTACCACAAGTAAATAAGTCTTTACCTTTTGAGTTTTCGCTGGAAGATAAATCTACAGTAGGTGGTCCTACACCTGTGGTATTAGAATCTTCATCAGTAGTTGAAGAAAAGCCAATTACTCCAATATCCCAGCCATCAGAAGAAGTTGAACTCTTTTTACAACGTAAAAAGTTAGGAGATCGAAAAGACTTACGACAATTAAACAGTACGCTTACACTGGAAGACATAAGGGAAAAAACAGAAACTCCAGCCTACGTTCGTCGGGGTATTCATATCTTCGAACCACCCTCTGAGCCGAATATCACAAAGCATAATCTGGATGATTAACCCGAAAGTCCATAAAACTAGAAAACCCTGACCTTATGCCAGGGTTTTCTAGTTTTTAGGGTATCCAAGTATGTTTGAAACACATCCTTTCAATTCTTATGATGCATTATGAAGATTTCTTTAAGCTATTTATAGCATTGCTAGCAGGGTCACTAATTGGAGCAGAACGGGAATATCGAAGTAAATCTGCTGGGTTACGAACAATCGCTCTTATTTGTGTTGGAGCCACTTTGTTTACAATCATGTCAAACTATCTGGGAAATGATAATGAACGCATTGCTTCAAACATTGTAGTTGGTATTGGCTTTCTGGGCGCAGGTATTATTTTCAGAGAAGAAAATCATGTTCGTGGCTTAACCACCTCTGCTACTGTATGGGTGACAGCAGCCTTGGGAATGTGTATAGGGGGTGGTTATTACAGCCTTGCAACAGTTGGAGTGATTCTGGTGCTAATTATTCTGTTCCTATTGGTATATGTCCAAAAACTTATTGGCCATAAGCAACAAATTCGAAATTATAGGATTGTTTTTAATCAAGGACAGGGTAGTATAAAACACTATGAAAAGGAGCTTAAAAGATTTGACTTAAAAATTAAACAATCTAAACACAACCGTATAGGAAACCTGGTAACTGCTACCTGGACAGTTACCGGTTCAGAAAAGAATCACAAGGAGTTTTCTCAGGAGATATTTGATAGCCCAGAAATACACGAATTTGATTTCTAGGTTGCCTGAGGTTAGTTAGATAACAATTTATCAAGCAGTTTCTCTAGTTCTCCATCTTTCAAATCTACTCCAACAATCTTCTTATCTTTATCCAGCAATATGTTGTAAGGGATACTGGTAAGATTAACCTGTTTGGCAACTACACCATTCCAGGCATTAAAATCACATAACTGAAGCCAGGTAAGTCCGTCTTTGTGGATTGCGTTAATCCATGGCGTTTTTGTTTGATCCATTGATATACTTACAATCTCAAGCCCTTTACTTTTGTACTTTGTATAAATCGTTGTCAATAATTTATTCTCTGCACGACAAGGGCCACACCAGGAAGACCAGAAATCTAATAAAGTATAGGTTGAGTGTATATCTTTCAATGAAACTGGCTTACCTGTTGTATCTGGCAACTCAAAATCAGCCATTTTAAAACCTACCTGATTCGTTGCGTCTCGCTTTATCTTGCGTAGTAAATCTTTTCCAGGTTCGGAATTA
It encodes:
- the ftsZ gene encoding cell division protein FtsZ, whose product is MFNIGNIKFDLPINNQSIIKVIGVGGGGGNAVNHMFRQGIRDVEFVVCNTDAQALTSSPVPYKIQLGASLTEGLGAGANPDQGRAAALESEEDIKALFTPNVKMVFITAGMGGGTGTGAAPVISRIAKEMGVLTVAIVTAPFSFEGRIKIQNAFKGIDELKQYCDTVLLISNDKLLEIFGDLPKSKAFAEADNILTNAAKSIAEIITVPGYVNVDFEDVKKVMKNAGQAVIGSATAQGESRARKVIEAALNSPLLNSRDIRGAKKILVTMFYSQEAEMTMGETKEIMKYIEEKTGILVDELIHGDIIDDSLGQHIRVTIIATGFDAPENTAVKAIIESEPAQPVKVEVIPVPQPEVVVNVPQVNKSLPFEFSLEDKSTVGGPTPVVLESSSVVEEKPITPISQPSEEVELFLQRKKLGDRKDLRQLNSTLTLEDIREKTETPAYVRRGIHIFEPPSEPNITKHNLDD
- a CDS encoding MgtC/SapB family protein — protein: MMHYEDFFKLFIALLAGSLIGAEREYRSKSAGLRTIALICVGATLFTIMSNYLGNDNERIASNIVVGIGFLGAGIIFREENHVRGLTTSATVWVTAALGMCIGGGYYSLATVGVILVLIILFLLVYVQKLIGHKQQIRNYRIVFNQGQGSIKHYEKELKRFDLKIKQSKHNRIGNLVTATWTVTGSEKNHKEFSQEIFDSPEIHEFDF